In Musa acuminata AAA Group cultivar baxijiao chromosome BXJ2-3, Cavendish_Baxijiao_AAA, whole genome shotgun sequence, the following proteins share a genomic window:
- the LOC103978043 gene encoding uncharacterized protein LOC103978043 has translation MSCPLPNDVIAEIISYLPAKAFFKLLPVCKTFYQLSSDSHFLLSQSYYNKAISGFFINSCNIFRSFIPIDPYAGVPSSSIRFLGKRKTIILGSAGGLVFVLQRKYGWFDAIPVLWVYNLARGTRCQLPSPPGKCSEGGIAVRFINNGDGVTTDYKLVYLTRRWSALQHCRVYDSVARAWTMDKELDFGGRELDLEHPVVCDDTVFWASSELRSYMWIESCVVAFDIREERTQIITMPKDAVVDFFDTIGIAKWEGKSLCLIRHSTFSGMFVLWLLNKTGDGAPGWVKVQEISLAELGFREPCYVSFVVLSEMASTKLLVFTIDQVLYSLNINDGELKKLSSLTDYHTPTLFPYSNTLRPCGEQEELLEAI, from the coding sequence ATGAGTTGTCCCCTTCCCAACGACGTGATCGCAGAGATCATATCCTACTTGCCGGCGAAGGCCTTCTTCAAGCTCCTACCTGTTTGCAAGACATTCTACCAGCTCTCGTCAGATTCTCATTTCCTCCTTTCACAGTCATACTACAACAAGGCTATCTCCGGCTTCTTCATCAACAGCTGCAACATCTTCAGGTCCTTCATCCCCATTGACCCCTATGCTGGCGTGCCCAGTAGCAGCATCCGATTCCTAGGGAAGAGAAAAACCATAATCCTTGGTtcagctggtggcctcgtctttgtctTGCAAAGGAAATATGGATGGTTCGATGCTATCCCTGTCTTATGGGTCTACAACCTAGCCCGTGGGACTCGGTGCCAGCTCCCTTCCCCGCCGGGCAAGTGTAGCGAGGGTGGGATCGCGGTAAGATTCATAAACAACGGAGATGGGGTGACGACAGACTACAAGTTGGTCTATCTCACACGGAGATGGAGCGCGTTGCAACACTGTCGGGTATATGACTCAGTTGCCAGGGcgtggacgatggacaaggagCTCGACTTCGGGGGGAGGGAACTAGACTTGGAGCACCCGGTGGTTTGCGACGACACCGTGTTCTGGGCATCGTCAGAATTGAGGTCGTACATGTGGATTGAGTCATGTGTCGTCGCCTTTGATATAAGGGAGGAGCGCACGCAGATCATCACTATGCCGAAAGATGCAGTCGTCGACTTCTTCGACACGATCGGAATAGCCAAGTGGGAGGGGAAGTCACTGTGCCTGATCCGTCACAGCACGTTTTCTGGCATGTTCGTTCTGTGGCTGCTGAATAAGACAGGCGACGGTGCACCAGGATGGGTGAAGGTGCAAGAGATAAGCTTGGCCGAGTTGGGGTTTAGGGAACCATGTTACGTGAGCTTCGTCGTGCTAAGTGAGATGGCGTCGACCAAGCTACTTGTCTTCACCATAGATCAAGTGCTGTACAGCTTGAATATTAAcgatggagaactcaagaagtTGTCATCGCTGACAGACTATCATACCCCCACGTTgttcccttactctaatacgcttcggccatgcggtgagcAAGAGGAGCTATTGGAAGCAATCTGA